The proteins below come from a single Zea mays cultivar B73 chromosome 8, Zm-B73-REFERENCE-NAM-5.0, whole genome shotgun sequence genomic window:
- the LOC103634676 gene encoding uncharacterized protein has product MKAAEDATRCPQIPRRCHHCAGPLSKDMETSSWTVPPLVRDSFSMIGSALGGIAGAFYGFNHVMPVVRRHIKGPMWMHFFVGAPPVIVFSSACAGLAGGTIPATAQLVSSSCHAVSSHSFARSSRVPTHAPSFAPAASHDDMRKTRSSSPL; this is encoded by the exons ATGAAAGCTGCGGAGGACGCCACGCGCTGCCCTCAGATCCCCCGGCGTTGCCACCACTGTGCCGGGCCACTCTCCAAGGACATG GAAACGAGCAGCTGGACAGTACCTCCGTTGGTTCGAGATAGCTTCTCCATG ATTGGTTCGGCTCTTGGGGGTATAGCAGGAGCGTTTTATGGTTTCAACCATG TTATGCCTGTTGTTCGACGTCACATTAAGGGCCCAATGTGGATGCATTTTTTTGTTGGT GCACCACCAGTTATTGTGTTCTCTTCTGCATGTGCTGGATTAGCAG GTGGTACAATACCAGCCACCGCACAGCTGGTTTCATCATCCTGTCATGCCGTGTCATCGCACTCCTTTGCCCGCTCTTCGCGTGTACCAACACATGCACCCTCCTTCGCCCCCGCTGCATCTCATGACGACATGCGCAAGACAAGAAGCTCCTCACCGTTGTAA